One window of the Streptomyces sp. ITFR-21 genome contains the following:
- the lepB gene encoding signal peptidase I: MDSEAVVPGRDRSPAAAEAQSEERSRSVVSGAATGPGGGASSGSAPASDAAPPAAAPASAAASAAGWWAQWRPTVLLAAGCVAALLLVSHFVVEPFQVPSTSMEGTLRVGDRVLVDKLAYRFGGTPQRGDVIVFDGDGSFQQTGGTDYVKRVIGVGGDRVTCCDDRGRITVNGRALDEAYLHPGDAPSRVPFDIEVPVGRLWVMGDHRDDSRDSRDHLGDPGGGTVPVGRVIGRAEWIGWPAGHWTKLRRPAAFAAVTAPPAGRRG; this comes from the coding sequence ATGGACAGCGAAGCAGTCGTTCCCGGACGCGACCGCTCCCCCGCCGCCGCTGAGGCGCAGTCGGAGGAGCGGTCGCGTTCCGTCGTGTCCGGGGCCGCCACCGGGCCGGGCGGCGGAGCCTCTTCGGGGTCGGCGCCGGCGTCGGACGCCGCCCCTCCGGCGGCGGCCCCGGCCTCGGCGGCGGCCTCGGCGGCGGGCTGGTGGGCGCAATGGCGGCCCACGGTCCTGCTCGCGGCCGGCTGCGTCGCGGCACTGCTGCTCGTCAGCCACTTCGTGGTGGAGCCCTTCCAGGTTCCGAGCACGTCAATGGAGGGCACCCTGCGAGTGGGTGACCGGGTGCTGGTCGACAAGCTGGCGTACCGCTTCGGCGGAACACCCCAGCGGGGGGACGTGATCGTGTTCGACGGTGACGGGTCGTTCCAGCAGACCGGCGGGACGGACTACGTGAAACGGGTGATCGGCGTCGGCGGCGACCGGGTGACTTGCTGCGACGACCGAGGACGTATCACCGTCAACGGCCGCGCGCTGGACGAGGCGTATCTGCACCCCGGCGACGCCCCCTCCCGGGTGCCGTTCGACATCGAGGTGCCGGTGGGAAGGCTGTGGGTCATGGGCGACCACCGCGACGACTCCCGCGACTCCCGCGACCACCTCGGCGATCCCGGCGGCGGCACCGTACCGGTGGGCCGGGTGATCGGCCGGGCCGAGTGGATCGGCTGGCCGGCGGGGCACTGGACGAAGCTGCGCCGGCCGGCCGCGTTCGCCGCCGTCACCGCGCCTCCGGCCGGCCGCCGTGGGTAA
- the lepB gene encoding signal peptidase I, with protein MDPAPGHGPGSHTGGGSFSGNGSRSGGGPHPGSGSASGPDRPASPSDAPPPAGSTRIERRRLARKIKRRRRRSLITEVPLLVLVALLIALVLKTFLLQAFVIPSGSMEQTIQIGDRVLVDKLTPWFGSKPQRGDVVVFKDPGGWLTGEPAPKPSPVVVKQVKQFLTFIGLLPASGEQDLIKRVIAVGGDTVECCDRNGHLLVNGKPLDEPYLYPGNPPSMMKFTVHVPPGRLWVMGDHRSDSADSRYHTDKPGVGTIPEKLVVGRAFVIAWPIGHWARLREPGTFSSVPDPPARNAAATGLPTMVGSANGRRTDQLPTPAELPLVMGLVGLRRSRGRRKSEVRSGRGGPRGRRTVWIRRTRKGGCRGTAGAVGSSGAPGAPGIRSGRRSGGWRGGGLRVPGRLSRTPEPRAGRRAPRGPGRAGEADRP; from the coding sequence GTGGATCCCGCCCCGGGCCACGGTCCCGGCTCCCACACCGGCGGCGGCTCCTTTTCCGGCAACGGCTCCCGGTCCGGCGGCGGCCCGCACCCCGGCAGCGGTTCCGCTTCCGGTCCCGACCGCCCGGCCAGCCCGTCCGACGCGCCCCCGCCGGCCGGCAGCACCCGGATCGAGCGGCGCAGACTGGCCCGCAAGATCAAGCGCAGACGGCGGCGTTCACTGATCACCGAGGTGCCGCTGCTGGTCCTGGTGGCGCTGCTGATCGCCCTCGTACTCAAGACGTTCCTGCTCCAGGCGTTCGTGATCCCCTCCGGATCGATGGAGCAGACCATCCAGATCGGCGACCGGGTGCTGGTCGACAAGCTCACCCCGTGGTTCGGCAGCAAGCCGCAGCGCGGGGACGTGGTGGTCTTCAAGGACCCCGGCGGCTGGCTCACGGGCGAACCCGCGCCCAAGCCGTCCCCGGTGGTCGTCAAGCAGGTGAAGCAGTTCCTCACCTTCATCGGACTGCTGCCGGCCTCCGGTGAACAGGATCTGATCAAGCGGGTGATCGCCGTCGGCGGGGACACCGTCGAATGCTGCGACCGGAACGGCCACCTGCTGGTCAACGGCAAGCCACTGGACGAACCGTATCTGTACCCCGGTAATCCACCCTCAATGATGAAATTCACCGTACACGTGCCGCCCGGACGGCTGTGGGTGATGGGTGACCACCGGTCCGATTCGGCCGATTCGCGGTACCACACCGACAAGCCCGGAGTCGGCACGATCCCGGAGAAACTGGTGGTCGGAAGGGCTTTCGTGATCGCCTGGCCGATCGGCCACTGGGCCCGGCTGAGGGAGCCGGGAACCTTCTCCTCGGTGCCGGACCCGCCGGCGCGGAACGCGGCGGCCACAGGCTTGCCCACTATGGTGGGCTCCGCCAACGGTCGAAGGACCGACCAGCTGCCGACTCCTGCGGAACTCCCGCTCGTTATGGGATTGGTGGGCCTGCGTCGAAGTCGGGGCAGGCGGAAGTCTGAAGTGAGGAGTGGACGTGGGGGACCTCGTGGTCGGCGCACGGTCTGGATCCGGCGAACCCGAAAAGGGGGATGTCGAGGTACCGCCGGTGCCGTCGGCTCCTCCGGCGCCCCCGGTGCCCCCGGCATCCGCTCCGGCCGACGGTCCGGGGGGTGGCGGGGTGGCGGGCTCCGAGTCCCAGGGCGCCTTTCCCGGACACCGGAGCCACGGGCCGGGCGGCGTGCACCCCGCGGACCCGGCCGGGCCGGGGAAGCCGACCGGCCCTGA